A genomic region of Desulfosarcina ovata subsp. ovata contains the following coding sequences:
- a CDS encoding B12-binding domain-containing protein: MVDLKENQTLYQQLSQAVIDYDEALSEQLCKKVIDAGLDPVSAIKQGLTAGMAKVGEYYKAGRYFIPELLLCSDALYAGLDILKPHLNAQNQSQQAGKIIIGVVEGDIHDIGKNLLKAMFIASGWDVYDLGKDVSCQTFVEQTKAVQPDIVALSALMTTSMMVMPTVIESIRDLNPDIKVMVGGAPMSQDVARKFGADGYAPDIVAGVNEAERLMSSTVQE, from the coding sequence ATGGTGGACCTAAAAGAAAATCAAACGCTGTATCAGCAGTTGAGCCAGGCCGTGATAGACTATGATGAAGCCCTTAGTGAACAGCTTTGCAAAAAGGTGATTGATGCGGGGTTGGACCCCGTTTCCGCGATCAAACAGGGGTTGACGGCCGGCATGGCTAAGGTCGGAGAATACTACAAGGCCGGCAGATATTTCATACCGGAACTGCTGCTTTGCTCGGATGCCCTGTATGCTGGTCTGGATATTCTGAAACCCCATCTTAACGCGCAAAACCAATCGCAACAAGCGGGGAAAATTATCATCGGCGTCGTTGAAGGCGATATCCATGACATCGGCAAGAATCTGCTCAAGGCCATGTTTATCGCTTCGGGCTGGGACGTCTATGATCTGGGCAAGGATGTCTCCTGCCAGACATTTGTTGAGCAGACGAAAGCGGTTCAGCCGGATATCGTGGCCCTGTCGGCACTGATGACGACCAGTATGATGGTCATGCCTACGGTTATTGAGAGCATCCGAGACCTGAATCCTGATATAAAAGTCATGGTTGGCGGTGCCCCCATGTCACAGGACGTGGCCAGAAAATTCGGCGCGGACGGGTATGCACCGGATATTGTCGCCGGCGTCAATGAAGCCGAGCGCTTAATGTCCTCTACAGTGCAGGAGTAA
- the istB gene encoding IS21-like element helper ATPase IstB has product MTDQQLPEPPLDRNLKYLKLPFMREQHDPLAQQAAKGNWSHEDYLEKLADGEAALRKDRSTQRRIKMARFPVIKTIDAFNWTWPKKINRLQVQQLFRLQFIEQSANVIFLGGVGLGKTHLASALGYEACLKGYTVLFATAIDVINTLSAAQAAGRMKQELKKYIRPSLLILDELGFLPIDKTGADLLFQVISQRYEQGPIVITSNRAFKDWPEIFNNDSTLTSAILDRLLHHADTILIQGKSYRMKEQID; this is encoded by the coding sequence ATGACTGACCAGCAACTCCCGGAGCCGCCCCTTGACCGGAATCTTAAATACCTGAAGCTGCCGTTTATGCGCGAGCAGCATGACCCACTGGCCCAACAAGCCGCCAAAGGCAATTGGTCCCACGAGGACTACCTGGAAAAACTGGCCGACGGGGAAGCGGCTTTGAGAAAAGACCGATCCACCCAGCGCCGCATCAAAATGGCACGCTTCCCCGTGATCAAAACCATAGATGCATTCAACTGGACCTGGCCGAAAAAAATCAACCGCCTTCAGGTCCAGCAATTGTTCAGGCTACAATTTATCGAGCAGTCGGCCAATGTCATTTTTCTCGGTGGCGTGGGCCTTGGAAAAACCCATTTGGCTTCCGCTTTGGGGTACGAGGCCTGCCTTAAGGGATATACTGTCCTGTTCGCCACCGCCATCGACGTGATCAATACGCTCTCCGCGGCTCAAGCCGCAGGACGCATGAAACAGGAGTTGAAAAAATACATCCGCCCCTCGTTGCTGATCCTTGACGAGCTTGGATTTTTGCCCATCGATAAAACCGGCGCGGATCTGCTATTCCAGGTCATCAGCCAGCGCTACGAGCAGGGACCGATTGTTATCACATCAAATCGTGCCTTCAAGGACTGGCCGGAAATCTTCAACAACGACAGCACGCTGACCTCAGCCATTCTTGATCGACTGCTTCATCATGCCGACACGATTCTTATCCAAGGAAAAAGCTATCGCATGAAAGAGCAAATAGATTGA
- the istA gene encoding IS21 family transposase, which translates to MIDYALYCKINHLSANDGLTAPQIARELSMDVRTIRKWLNETQYKPRQGTPRPSKLDPFKRDIVRLLETHPYTATQIFQRIREQGFTGQYSIVKDYVRKVRPPKPNAFLTLSFAPGECAQVDWGSYGSVNVGNTRRRLSFFVMVLCYSRLMYVQFTVSQTMEHFLGCHQSAFEFFGKVPQRIMVDNLKSAVLKRIVGKAPVFNPKYLDFANHYGFTITACNVGKGNEKGRVENGVGYVKKNLLAGLDISDFSAIHPATRHWLDTVANVRTHGKTNEQPIARFEKERSCLNPLPANRFDIATVCQVRASSQFRVPVDGNHYSVPAEYAGRQLTLKTYPDRICLYDDNKLIARHIRSYDRREDIEDPDHPKQLLLWRKKAREQKIVMRFLSLSPKSAQYYQKLEQRRMNPYHHVQKIVALSEIYDPNSVARALEDAFTFQAFSCEYIANLLEQRGRQLPQPGALHLTRREDLLDLTVESPDLSIYEKETS; encoded by the coding sequence ATGATCGATTATGCCCTTTACTGCAAAATCAACCATCTGAGCGCAAACGACGGATTGACGGCCCCACAAATCGCCCGTGAACTGTCCATGGACGTCAGAACCATCCGAAAATGGCTGAATGAAACCCAGTATAAGCCACGCCAGGGCACCCCGCGCCCCAGCAAGCTCGACCCCTTCAAAAGGGATATTGTCCGCCTGCTCGAAACCCATCCCTATACCGCGACACAGATCTTTCAACGCATCCGGGAACAGGGCTTTACCGGCCAATATTCCATCGTCAAGGACTACGTCCGCAAAGTAAGGCCGCCCAAACCAAACGCCTTTCTCACGCTATCATTCGCGCCGGGAGAATGCGCCCAGGTCGATTGGGGATCCTATGGTTCCGTCAATGTCGGCAATACCCGAAGACGGCTCAGCTTTTTTGTCATGGTGCTTTGCTATAGCCGCTTGATGTATGTGCAGTTCACCGTCTCGCAAACCATGGAACATTTTTTGGGCTGCCATCAAAGTGCCTTTGAGTTTTTCGGCAAGGTTCCCCAACGAATCATGGTCGACAATCTCAAGAGCGCCGTGCTCAAGCGCATTGTGGGAAAGGCGCCGGTGTTCAATCCCAAATACCTGGACTTTGCAAACCATTACGGCTTTACGATCACAGCTTGCAACGTGGGCAAGGGAAATGAAAAGGGGCGCGTGGAGAACGGTGTCGGCTATGTAAAAAAGAACCTTCTGGCCGGATTGGATATCTCCGATTTTTCGGCCATCCACCCAGCGACCCGGCACTGGCTCGACACGGTGGCGAACGTACGTACCCACGGCAAAACCAATGAACAGCCCATTGCACGTTTTGAAAAAGAGCGCTCCTGCTTAAACCCGTTGCCGGCAAACCGCTTCGACATCGCTACGGTCTGTCAGGTCCGGGCGTCGAGCCAGTTCCGCGTACCGGTTGATGGCAACCATTACTCGGTGCCGGCCGAGTATGCCGGTCGGCAACTGACCTTGAAAACCTACCCCGACCGGATTTGCCTTTACGATGACAATAAACTGATTGCCCGCCATATCCGCAGCTATGATCGCCGCGAGGATATCGAAGACCCGGATCATCCCAAACAACTTTTGCTGTGGCGCAAAAAAGCCCGTGAACAGAAAATCGTTATGCGGTTTTTATCCCTGTCGCCCAAATCCGCGCAGTACTATCAAAAACTCGAACAACGCCGCATGAACCCCTATCATCACGTGCAAAAAATCGTTGCCTTGAGCGAAATTTACGATCCTAACAGTGTCGCCCGAGCCCTGGAGGACGCCTTTACCTTCCAGGCTTTTTCCTGTGAGTACATCGCCAACCTGCTCGAACAACGAGGCCGTCAACTCCCCCAACCCGGCGCCCTGCACCTGACCCGCCGTGAAGATCTCTTGGACCTGACGGTGGAATCACCCGATTTGAGCATTTATGAAAAGGAGACATCATGA
- a CDS encoding helix-turn-helix domain-containing protein, whose amino-acid sequence MVTKHPICPDRIRKVPKQFSWLDHRLVSEHYIDRCTHKAAALYLFLVTVSDAKGMSYYSDRTLAQRLGMDEPEVIRVRSELVDIGLIAYRKPLYQVLAIDPEPVRTSGGLQSVEQIFKRIAEGRS is encoded by the coding sequence ATGGTAACCAAGCACCCAATTTGCCCCGATCGTATCCGAAAAGTCCCAAAACAGTTCAGTTGGCTCGATCACCGCCTGGTCAGTGAACACTATATCGATCGCTGCACTCACAAAGCGGCGGCATTGTATCTGTTCCTGGTCACCGTCTCCGATGCAAAAGGTATGAGCTATTACTCCGACCGAACCCTGGCCCAGCGCCTGGGGATGGACGAACCGGAGGTCATACGGGTTCGCAGCGAACTGGTTGATATCGGCCTGATTGCCTATCGAAAGCCGTTATATCAGGTTTTAGCCATCGACCCCGAGCCGGTAAGAACCAGCGGTGGCCTTCAGTCGGTTGAACAGATTTTCAAGCGCATCGCGGAGGGTCGGTCATGA